A single Parabacteroides timonensis DNA region contains:
- a CDS encoding glycoside hydrolase family 2 protein: MKNINILYSFFLLACLLSGSGCSAASSGRQVLDMNTDWAFFRGDVSDGSRIGLDDSGWMPVVLPHIMQLETKHCGGNSIYDGVGWYRRYFKLPETDKDKRMVVSFEGVMTNCDVYLNGKKITEHHGGYMGFVADLTEYVDWNGNNVLAVRVSAEHDPLTPPGKPQDKMDFYYYSGIYRDVRMVITDKIYITDPLQEEIVAGGGQFITFPEVTKERARVHVSTHIRNQSDKNETLTLFSQLKDSTGYVVAAMKTPVDLQGQSDETVAQDLIVDNPALWHPYTPHLYTLQTQILSGEKVLDETEEKVGIRTIRYTAEEGFFINGEKLYMRGANRHQAFANVGDAASNSMQVRDAIDLKQGGYNAVRAAHYPSDPAFLDACDKYGLLVVECIPGWQFYNPDSTFIKRLYDVGRRMIRRDRNHPSVVLWETALNESRYPVSLAKEIQELSHAEYPGDQMYTAGDYFGHADMEPYYDVFYKQVSKFPKDGDVMSNYPEDFIVVKPLFTREWGDGVGEKPRVSLKENEEEQMRQCRSRIEQLNGKGYFDWCMLDANPHMGGHFVWSYNDYARGSQDETMYSGVVDINRYPKFSYFMLQSMRDKSVSQPGLYDGPMVFIASYNASADFTSSTTDITVFSNCDEVKLYRNDQLIGKQIREERTPLYRPVVEKGGSPVFIFNAGEYEAGTLKAEALVDGKVVATHHVTTPEQPDHLVVDIKTNGIIPVADGSDMIPVYFKVCDKNGSVVYNSQQEICIKVSGEGVLIGDTISRIGINPQKVEGGIGFAFIRTTKKAGKIIVEVTADGLSAGRAEVVSEPFRNSYLPDGEHAAFKGQEEDNVVVKPSSWQKRILERPRLKIASVQVGGNQSGYPSSNIIDNDDHTWWIAGEDKLPQVITLTLDRPGYVAASRILFQKDSSSYKHKVETSQDGERWELLYERECTGWEFKPMTVDREIKYLRLTIENVSEGRAGLGEISLY; encoded by the coding sequence ATGAAAAACATAAACATACTCTATTCTTTTTTCCTGCTTGCCTGCCTGCTTTCGGGATCTGGTTGTAGCGCTGCCTCTTCTGGCCGGCAGGTCTTGGATATGAATACTGACTGGGCTTTCTTCCGGGGTGATGTGAGTGACGGCAGCAGGATCGGTTTGGATGATTCCGGCTGGATGCCTGTCGTACTGCCGCATATCATGCAACTGGAGACGAAGCATTGCGGAGGAAACTCGATATATGACGGGGTCGGTTGGTATCGCCGTTATTTTAAGCTCCCGGAAACAGATAAGGATAAACGGATGGTCGTTTCCTTTGAGGGAGTTATGACAAACTGCGATGTTTATTTGAACGGAAAAAAGATAACGGAACATCATGGTGGTTATATGGGGTTTGTAGCTGATCTGACAGAATATGTCGACTGGAACGGTAATAATGTGCTGGCAGTCCGTGTCTCTGCTGAACATGATCCGCTGACTCCTCCGGGAAAGCCGCAGGATAAGATGGACTTCTATTATTATAGCGGTATATACCGGGATGTCAGAATGGTAATTACTGATAAAATATATATAACCGATCCTTTGCAGGAGGAGATAGTGGCCGGTGGCGGTCAGTTCATTACTTTTCCGGAGGTGACAAAAGAAAGGGCAAGAGTTCACGTCTCCACACATATCCGTAATCAATCGGATAAGAATGAAACGTTGACCTTATTCTCTCAGTTAAAAGATTCTACGGGGTATGTGGTTGCCGCAATGAAGACTCCGGTCGATTTGCAGGGACAGTCGGATGAAACAGTAGCGCAGGATTTGATTGTCGACAATCCCGCCTTATGGCATCCTTACACGCCCCATCTTTATACCTTGCAGACACAAATCCTATCCGGTGAAAAAGTACTGGATGAGACAGAGGAAAAAGTCGGTATCCGTACAATCCGTTACACAGCGGAGGAGGGTTTCTTTATCAACGGAGAAAAACTGTATATGCGCGGAGCCAACCGTCACCAGGCTTTTGCCAATGTCGGTGATGCTGCTTCCAATTCGATGCAGGTACGGGATGCGATCGACCTGAAGCAGGGTGGTTATAATGCCGTCCGTGCCGCCCATTATCCGAGTGATCCGGCTTTTCTGGATGCCTGCGATAAGTATGGCCTGTTGGTTGTCGAATGTATTCCCGGCTGGCAGTTTTATAATCCCGATTCTACGTTTATCAAACGGCTCTATGATGTAGGACGCCGGATGATTCGTCGGGATCGGAATCACCCTTCCGTCGTACTTTGGGAAACGGCGTTGAATGAATCCCGTTATCCGGTTTCATTGGCAAAAGAAATTCAAGAACTGTCCCATGCGGAATATCCGGGTGACCAGATGTACACAGCCGGCGATTACTTCGGGCATGCCGATATGGAACCTTATTACGATGTCTTTTACAAACAGGTATCCAAGTTCCCGAAGGATGGCGATGTGATGAGTAATTATCCCGAAGACTTCATCGTGGTCAAACCCTTGTTTACCCGCGAGTGGGGAGACGGTGTAGGAGAGAAGCCCCGTGTCAGTCTGAAAGAGAATGAAGAAGAACAGATGCGTCAGTGTCGCAGCCGTATCGAACAGTTGAATGGCAAAGGGTATTTCGACTGGTGCATGCTGGATGCCAATCCGCATATGGGTGGGCATTTTGTATGGAGTTACAACGATTATGCACGTGGTAGCCAGGATGAAACGATGTACAGCGGCGTGGTCGACATCAACCGTTATCCGAAGTTCAGTTATTTCATGTTGCAGAGTATGCGCGACAAGTCTGTCTCCCAGCCGGGATTGTATGATGGGCCGATGGTCTTTATCGCGTCCTATAATGCATCAGCCGATTTCACATCTTCTACAACAGATATTACGGTCTTTTCCAATTGCGATGAAGTAAAATTATACCGTAACGATCAATTGATCGGAAAACAGATACGCGAGGAAAGGACACCGCTGTATCGTCCGGTCGTTGAAAAAGGAGGTAGCCCCGTATTCATCTTCAATGCCGGAGAATATGAAGCCGGGACATTGAAAGCCGAAGCCCTTGTGGATGGAAAAGTGGTGGCTACACATCATGTGACGACACCCGAACAGCCGGATCATCTGGTAGTAGATATCAAAACGAATGGAATTATTCCCGTGGCAGACGGTTCGGATATGATCCCTGTCTATTTTAAGGTTTGCGATAAGAATGGCTCTGTGGTATATAATTCGCAACAGGAAATCTGCATTAAGGTATCCGGTGAAGGTGTGTTGATTGGCGATACAATCAGCCGTATCGGTATCAATCCGCAAAAAGTCGAAGGCGGTATCGGTTTTGCCTTTATACGTACGACGAAAAAGGCCGGTAAGATCATTGTGGAAGTTACCGCAGACGGTTTATCAGCCGGTAGGGCGGAGGTTGTGTCGGAACCTTTCCGTAACTCTTATTTGCCGGATGGAGAACATGCGGCATTCAAAGGGCAGGAAGAAGATAATGTAGTCGTGAAACCCTCTTCCTGGCAGAAACGTATATTGGAAAGACCCCGTCTGAAGATCGCTTCCGTTCAGGTAGGCGGCAATCAGAGCGGGTATCCGTCCTCGAATATCATAGATAATGATGATCACACCTGGTGGATCGCAGGCGAAGATAAACTTCCGCAGGTAATCACGCTGACGTTGGATCGTCCGGGCTATGTGGCAGCCAGCCGTATTCTTTTCCAGAAAGACAGTTCTTCCTATAAGCACAAAGTGGAGACGTCACAGGATGGCGAACGCTGGGAACTTTTGTATGAACGGGAATGTACAGGCTGGGAATTCAAACCGATGACTGTCGACCGTGAAATAAAATATCTTCGTCTAACAATTGAAAATGTCTCCGAAGGACGTGCCGGTCTGGGAGAAATCTCTCTTTATTAG
- a CDS encoding glycoside hydrolase family protein, producing the protein MKLYSLFLCASAALLLSTQNADAQITERPRPAEWDHLVEGARFMDRFLPMPAGKLSSDVWGARNVIPRYVDNGIEDNVRSYWGGNIIKDNTGQYHLYVCGWPENSPQGHMFWPKSTVYHAVCNNSIGPFIIKDTIGPGHNPEAFRLKDGRVVVYVIDGYYLADDLNGPWIRKTFDFDKRDRPIIEGLSNLTFSRREDGSFLMVCRGGGVWISQTGLSPYNQITDKRVYPPVEGAFEDPVVWHDHIQYHLIVNDWLGRIAFYLRSKDGVNWVTDPGEAYLPGVSVHEDGKVEDWFKYERIKILQDSYGRAIQANFAVIDTLKHEDQPNDNHSSKNISIPLTPGLLLTVLDTKPITDKTQTIRVKIAAEEGFDPQTDIDFKSLRFGASTEVNFGKGCKVQNTKKEGKDLIVTFDAKGNGITAEEFAPKLLGKTTSGKLLYGYARLPWVSYNDPILSARMPEFISDGQDIKIVVENFGQVASKPAVLTLEQFQDGNRKEIGQTKVASLTPYGKTNVTLSANTKFEKGKAYDFLLTIRTSDNVVSTYSFQTTPVK; encoded by the coding sequence ATGAAACTCTATTCTTTATTTTTATGCGCATCAGCCGCGCTTTTATTAAGCACTCAAAATGCGGATGCCCAGATTACGGAAAGACCACGTCCAGCAGAGTGGGATCACCTGGTTGAGGGTGCACGGTTTATGGATCGTTTTCTTCCTATGCCTGCCGGAAAACTAAGTAGTGACGTATGGGGAGCCCGGAACGTCATTCCCCGGTATGTAGACAACGGGATCGAGGATAATGTCCGTTCCTATTGGGGAGGAAATATCATCAAGGATAATACGGGACAATATCATCTATATGTTTGCGGATGGCCAGAGAACTCTCCCCAGGGACATATGTTCTGGCCTAAATCGACCGTTTATCATGCTGTATGCAATAACTCTATCGGTCCGTTCATAATCAAAGATACCATCGGCCCGGGACATAACCCGGAGGCTTTCCGTTTGAAAGACGGACGCGTGGTAGTCTATGTTATCGACGGCTATTACCTGGCAGACGACCTGAACGGTCCGTGGATCCGCAAGACGTTTGATTTCGACAAACGCGACCGTCCTATTATCGAAGGACTGTCCAATCTTACTTTCTCCCGGCGTGAAGACGGTTCCTTCCTCATGGTCTGCCGTGGGGGCGGTGTATGGATCAGTCAGACCGGGCTTTCCCCTTACAACCAGATTACGGACAAACGGGTATATCCCCCGGTGGAGGGTGCTTTCGAAGACCCTGTCGTTTGGCACGACCATATCCAGTATCACCTGATCGTGAACGACTGGTTGGGACGTATTGCTTTCTATCTGCGTTCGAAGGATGGTGTCAATTGGGTGACTGATCCGGGCGAAGCTTACCTGCCGGGCGTCTCCGTCCATGAGGATGGTAAAGTGGAAGACTGGTTTAAATACGAACGTATCAAAATATTGCAGGATAGCTACGGTCGTGCTATCCAGGCCAACTTTGCCGTGATCGATACCCTGAAACATGAAGACCAGCCGAACGATAACCACAGTTCCAAGAATATCAGTATCCCGTTGACCCCAGGTTTGTTACTGACCGTACTCGATACCAAACCGATCACGGATAAGACGCAAACAATACGTGTAAAGATCGCTGCTGAAGAGGGCTTTGACCCGCAGACGGATATCGATTTCAAATCCTTGCGTTTCGGTGCATCTACAGAAGTGAATTTCGGCAAAGGATGTAAAGTACAAAATACAAAGAAAGAGGGAAAAGACCTGATTGTCACCTTCGATGCCAAAGGTAACGGAATAACAGCCGAAGAGTTCGCCCCTAAGTTACTGGGTAAAACAACTTCTGGTAAACTCCTGTACGGATATGCCCGCCTTCCCTGGGTGAGTTATAATGACCCGATCCTTTCTGCCCGGATGCCCGAATTTATCTCAGACGGACAGGATATAAAAATTGTCGTAGAAAACTTTGGCCAGGTAGCTTCCAAACCGGCTGTCCTGACATTGGAACAATTTCAGGATGGAAACAGGAAGGAGATAGGACAGACAAAGGTCGCCTCTCTTACCCCTTACGGCAAAACGAATGTGACACTTTCCGCTAACACGAAGTTCGAGAAAGGAAAAGCATACGACTTCCTGCTGACCATCCGTACGTCGGATAATGTTGTTTCCACTTACAGCTTTCAAACAACCCCGGTGAAGTAA